The Acidimicrobiales bacterium DNA segment CACCGGCGTGTGGTTCTTCACCGACACCCTGACGACCGAGCAGTCGCGCGAAACCGCGGCTCGGATCGAATCACTCGGCTATTCGACACTGTGGATCCCCGACACCCTCGGCCGCGATCCGTTCGTCAACGCCGCCACCCTGCTCGATGCCACGACCGAACTGCTCGTGGCCACCGGCATCGCCAACATCCACATGCGTCACCCCGGGATGATGAAGCAGGGAGCGTTCGCGCTCGCCGAGTTCTCCGGGGGCCGCTTCGTACTCGGACTCGGTGTGTCCCACGCGCCGATGGTCGAAGGACTCCGACAACTCCCCTACGAGAAGCCACTGTCGACCATGCGCACCTATGTCGACGCCATGAACGCCTCGATGTACATGGCCACACCACCGGCCGAGGAGCCGACCGTCGTACTCGCCGCCCTCGGACCCAAGATGCTCGCCATGGCGGCCGAGAAGACCGCCGGCGCCCACCCCTACTGGACCACCCCCGATCACACTGCCCAGGCCCGCGAGATCATGGGCCCCGACGCCCTGTTGTGCGTCGAGCAGAAGTGCGTGCTCACCACCGACAAGGAGGTGGCCCACCAGGCCACCAGGGACCAGCTGGGTCTCTACGCCGACCTGCCGAATTATCGCAACAACTGGCTCCGCCTCGGCTTCACCGAGGACGAGATCGAGTCCCGCGATCCCCGATTCCTCGATGCCGTGATGGCCTGGGGCGACGAATCCACCATCGCCGCTCGCGTGCAGGCCCACTACGACGCCGGCGCGACCCACGTGTGCATCCAGCCGGTCAACCCGGTTGACCGAACGCAGCCGGACTGGCGCCTCCTCGAGGCATTGAGCCCGAAGGGCTGACGAGGATGGACGCGCCGCGCGGCATCGATGCCGGTCCCGTCACCGCCTGGATCCTCGACCGACGACCCGATCTCACCACGCCGCTCACCTTCGAGATGATCACCGGGGGCGCGTCGAACCTGACGTTCCGGGTGACCGATGCGAAGGGAGTCCGGCTCGTGCTGCGCCGCCCGCCGACCGGGCACGTGCTCGCCAGCGCGCACGACATGGCCCGCGAGCACCGGATCATGGATGCCCTCCGCTCCACCGCAGTTCCCGTCCCATCGATGATCGGTCTCTGCCAGGA contains these protein-coding regions:
- a CDS encoding TIGR03620 family F420-dependent LLM class oxidoreductase; this translates as MPIDIRNRLETTGVWFFTDTLTTEQSRETAARIESLGYSTLWIPDTLGRDPFVNAATLLDATTELLVATGIANIHMRHPGMMKQGAFALAEFSGGRFVLGLGVSHAPMVEGLRQLPYEKPLSTMRTYVDAMNASMYMATPPAEEPTVVLAALGPKMLAMAAEKTAGAHPYWTTPDHTAQAREIMGPDALLCVEQKCVLTTDKEVAHQATRDQLGLYADLPNYRNNWLRLGFTEDEIESRDPRFLDAVMAWGDESTIAARVQAHYDAGATHVCIQPVNPVDRTQPDWRLLEALSPKG